The following coding sequences are from one Triticum dicoccoides isolate Atlit2015 ecotype Zavitan chromosome 4A, WEW_v2.0, whole genome shotgun sequence window:
- the LOC119286744 gene encoding endoglucanase 10 produces the protein MFGRDPWGGTLEISNADSATDDDRSRDLDRGAMMRHQLDETQQSWLLAGPGDQAGKKKKKYVDIGCMVIDRKIFMWTIGLILGVGLFVGFVMMIVKLVPHKKPPPPPPDQYTLALHKALMFFNAQRSGHLPKHNGVSWRGNSGMKDGLSDSTVKKSLVGGFYDAGDAIKFNYPMAWSMTMLSWTVIEYRAKYEAIGELDHVKEIIKWGTDYMLKTFNSSADTIDRIVAQVGVGDTSKGPMPNDHYCWMRPEDIDYKRPVIECHSCSDLAAEMAAALAAASIVFKDSKTYSDKLVHGAKALYKFGRLQRGRYSPNGSDQSLFYNSTSYWDEFVWGGAWMYFATGNTSYLTIATAPGMAKHAGAFWIGSPNYGVFTWDDKLPGSQVLLSRLRLFLSPGYPYEEILRTFHNQTDNVMCSYLPVFNSFNFTKGGLIQLNHGGPQPLQYVVNAAFLASLYADYLDTADTPGWYCGPNFYTTDVLRKFAKSQLDYILGKNPQKMSYVVGFGKKYPKRVHHRGASIPHNGVKYGCKGGFKWRESKKANPNILVGAMVAGPDKHDGFKDIRTNYNYTEPTLAANAGLVAALISLADIDTGRYSIDKNTIFSAVPPMFPTPPPPPSAWKP, from the exons ATGTTCGGGCGGGACCCGTGGGGCGGGACGCTGGAGATCTCGAACGCGGACTCGGCGACGGACGACGACCGGAGCCGGGACCTGGACCGGGGCGCCATGATGCGGCACCAGCTGGACGAGACGCAGCAGAGCTGGCTGCTGGCCGGCCCGGGCGACCAGgccgggaagaagaagaagaagtacgtGGACATCGGCTGCATGGTCATCGACCGCAAGATCTTCATGTGGACCATCGGCCTCATCCTCGGCGTCGGCCTCTTCGTCGGCTTCGTCATGATGATCGTCAAGCTCGTCCCGCAcaagaagccgccgccgccgccccccgacCAGTACACCCTCGCGCTCCACAAGGCGCTCATGTTCTTCAACGCCCAGCGAT CTggtcatctgcccaagcacaacgGCGTGAGCTGGAGGGGCAACTCCGGCATGAAGGACGGCCTCTCGGACAGCACCGTCAAGAAGAGCTTGGTCGGAGGCTTCTACGACGCAGGCGACGCCATCAAGTTCAATTACCCCATGGCCTGGTCCATGACCATGCTCAGCTGGACGGTCATCGAGTACAGGGCCAAGTACGAGGCCATCGGCGAGCTCGACCATGTCAAGGAGATCATCAAGTGGGGCACCGACTACATGCTCAAGACCTTCAACTCGTCCGCCGACACcatcgaccggatcgtcgcccag GTCGGCGTGGGTGACACCTCCAAAGGCCCCATGCCGAACGACCACTACTGCTGGATGAGACCAGAGGACATTGATTACAAGAGGCCTGTCATCGAGTGCCACTCTTGCTCGGATCTTGCCGCTGAAATGGCTGCCGCCCTTGCCGCAGCTTCCATAGTGTTCAAGGACAGCAAGACGTACTCTGACAAGCTCGTCCACGGTGCCAAGGCGCTGTACAAGTTCGGTAGGCTGCAGCGCGGCCGATACAGCCCCAATGGCTCTGATCAGTCGCTGTTCTACAATTCCACCAGCTACTGGGATGAGTTTGTGTGGGGCGGTGCGTGGATGTACTTCGCCACGGGGAACACATCATACCTCACCATCGCCACAGCTCCAGGGATGGCGAAGCACGCGGGAGCGTTCTGGATTGGTAGCCCAAACTATGGAGTGTTTACCTGGGATGACAAGCTTCCAGGATCTCAG GTTCTTCTCAGCAGGTTGCGGCTCTTCCTAAGTCCAGGGTATCCTTATGAAGAAATATTAAGGACATTCCACAACCAAACTGACAATGTCATGTGCTCCTATTTACcagtattcaattcattcaacttcACTAAAG GAGGATTGATACaactcaaccatggagggcctcaacCACTTCAGTACGTCGTCAATGCAGCATTCCTTGCCTCTTTGTATGCTGATTACCTGGACACTGCAGATACACCAGGGTGGTATTGTGGACCTAATTTCTATACCACAGATGTCCTCCGCAAGTTTGCAAAGTCACAG CTTGATTATATTCTAGGCAAGAACCCACAAAAGATGAGCTACGTCGTTGGTTTTGGAAAGAAGTACCCCAAGCGCGTTCATCACAGAGGGGCATCAATCCCTCATAACGGTGTCAAGTACGGATGCAAAGGAGGTTTTAAATGGAGGGAGTCTAAGAAAGCAAACCCTAATATCCTCGTCGGAGCAATGGTTGCTGGCCCTGACAAGCATGATGGCTTCAAAGATATCCGCACAAATTACAATTACACAGAGCCTACTCTTGCAGCAAATGCTGGCCTGGTTGCAGCATTGATTTCTCTAGCTGACATCGATACTGGAAGATACTCAATTGATAAGAACACCATCTTCTCAGCAGTTCCCCCAATGTTCCCGACACCCCCACCACCGCCATCAGCTTGGAAACCGTGA